In one window of Deltaproteobacteria bacterium DNA:
- the metG gene encoding methionine--tRNA ligase subunit beta — MACASAGSARSARRSPPSRRRSWTTRWASSPTWTWPACGPASRHRRSRRWPRSSEGRTNERGGYMMITIEQFRSIELKIGTIRAAEPHPNADRLLVLRVDLGGGEERQLVAGIRAHYEPAALVGRQVVVVANLEPAKLRGVESQGMVLAASEGERVVLLRPDEAVAPGAVVR; from the coding sequence ATGGCGTGCGCGAGCGCTGGGAGCGCCAGAAGCGCCAGGCGCTCGCCGCCATCAAGGAGGCGGAGCTGGACCACCAGATGGGCAAGCTCTCCGACGTGGACCTGGCCGGCATGCGGGCCCGCTTCGAGACACAGGCGCTCGCGGCGATGGCCGCGCTCGAGCGAGGGGAGGACGAATGAGAGGGGAGGGTACATGATGATCACCATCGAGCAGTTCCGCTCGATCGAGCTCAAGATCGGGACGATCCGCGCCGCCGAGCCGCATCCGAACGCCGACCGGCTGCTCGTGCTGCGTGTCGACCTGGGGGGCGGCGAGGAGCGCCAGCTGGTGGCCGGCATCCGCGCGCACTACGAGCCCGCGGCGCTGGTGGGGCGCCAGGTGGTGGTGGTCGCGAACCTCGAGCCCGCGAAGCTGCGCGGTGTCGAGAGCCAGGGCATGGTGCTGGCCGCGTCCGAGGGCGAGCGCGTGGTCCTCCTCCGGCCGGACGAGGCGGTCGCGCCCGGAGCGGTCGTCCGCTAG